In Vagococcus hydrophili, one DNA window encodes the following:
- a CDS encoding Crp/Fnr family transcriptional regulator has product MGTALVTNKKEFITELHESHVMPRSFTQGEVIMSHWKDNYASIFVEEGILKMTSDDSSGTVFNLQHISSEQLILSNSIVDDEVMCKYDLEVVSETVKIYFITAEDLKYFVCHSKGALLYTVNSLQKQVTFLWSKLSDFSINGKIGSLCGQLLIWSYLFGEKRETEITIQLKVTLQDLGYACGIAHISAVSRLLAHLKKENAIRVQKGQISILDLEKLKEYSPKIEEWFKLNELEKWSKLNE; this is encoded by the coding sequence ATGGGAACAGCTTTAGTGACTAACAAAAAAGAATTTATTACAGAACTTCATGAAAGTCATGTTATGCCTAGAAGCTTTACTCAAGGTGAAGTTATTATGAGTCATTGGAAAGATAACTATGCCAGTATTTTTGTAGAGGAAGGTATCTTAAAAATGACAAGTGATGATTCTTCGGGTACTGTATTTAACTTACAACATATCAGTTCAGAGCAGCTAATCCTCTCCAATTCGATTGTAGATGACGAAGTGATGTGTAAGTACGATTTGGAAGTCGTATCTGAGACTGTTAAAATCTATTTTATTACAGCAGAAGATTTAAAATATTTTGTGTGTCATTCAAAAGGAGCTTTACTTTACACGGTGAATAGTCTTCAAAAGCAAGTTACTTTCTTATGGTCAAAATTAAGCGATTTTTCGATTAATGGGAAAATCGGATCTTTATGTGGTCAGTTGTTGATTTGGTCTTATCTGTTTGGGGAAAAACGGGAAACAGAAATTACGATTCAACTAAAAGTGACGTTACAAGACTTGGGATATGCATGCGGTATTGCCCATATTTCAGCAGTATCTAGATTGTTAGCACACTTAAAAAAAGAGAATGCAATTCGGGTTCAAAAGGGTCAAATAAGTATATTGGATTTAGAAAAATTAAAAGAATACTCACCTAAAATTGAAGAATGGTTTAAATTAAACGAATTAGAGAAATGGTCGAAATTAAATGAATGA
- a CDS encoding YiiX/YebB-like N1pC/P60 family cysteine hydrolase, whose protein sequence is MEVYRYKERTEDLVDEVIAFCVSQLGKSYSLDFSHSSDDQKASWYCSLLVWAAYKNSGIDLESQHIWAHPGITPKEIRNSPKVYRVI, encoded by the coding sequence GTGGAAGTTTACCGATATAAAGAAAGAACAGAAGATTTGGTAGATGAGGTAATCGCTTTTTGTGTCTCTCAATTAGGGAAAAGTTATTCTTTAGACTTTTCTCATAGTTCGGATGATCAAAAGGCAAGTTGGTATTGTTCTTTATTAGTTTGGGCAGCCTATAAAAATTCTGGTATTGACTTGGAGTCTCAGCATATCTGGGCTCATCCCGGTATTACTCCAAAAGAAATCAGAAATTCACCAAAAGTGTATCGAGTGATTTAG
- a CDS encoding thiol-activated cytolysin family protein — MLSKKIFLKRVLISGMIMLPVTSCGLTKVYAKDRIVEPEIKQSESVVDSKGKNNELDDYIYGLNYDPLKILSFQGETIKTTPPTETDWREGKFYVIEKKKSSMTDGSADISVLSNNEGCLYPGSILLANRDLAEGRPTAVSANRRGVTLSIDLPGMTEKDNQETVKKPNYGNVNGAVQTLIERWIKNYPEYKEVPSKVEFQQSEAYSMSQLKTQFGLGFEQAAQKLNVNFEAISNGESRCIVLKFKQIYFTVNADLKTSPGQYFGNNVTASDLERRGVNQSSPPAYVSNVSYGRTVYAAVETNSNSDKFKLAVQAVIKGQDISSDVELKQIVENSTFKAVAYGGGAGSASKVVQGNLDSIKEIIDEGKYFTRDTPAVPISFGTVFLKDNAQAVTKNTTDYIETTVKEFSGGAINLVHSGWYVARYYINWDEISYDGNGQEVLTPKSWIENDQDKTMGFSTTIPLPANARNIQVKIKECTGLAWDWWKVVYDKNNLPLTNNRTITIWGTTLVPDCDDSST, encoded by the coding sequence ATGTTATCAAAAAAAATATTTCTAAAACGAGTACTAATAAGCGGAATGATCATGTTGCCGGTGACTAGTTGTGGTTTAACAAAAGTTTACGCTAAGGATCGTATCGTTGAGCCAGAGATAAAACAAAGTGAAAGCGTCGTTGACTCAAAAGGGAAAAATAATGAATTAGATGACTATATCTATGGCTTGAATTATGACCCTTTAAAAATTCTGAGTTTTCAAGGTGAGACAATAAAAACAACCCCTCCTACTGAAACGGATTGGCGTGAAGGTAAATTTTATGTGATTGAAAAAAAGAAAAGCAGTATGACGGATGGGAGTGCAGATATTTCAGTTCTATCTAACAATGAAGGATGTTTATACCCAGGTTCTATTTTACTGGCTAACAGAGATTTAGCTGAAGGTCGACCTACAGCGGTTTCAGCTAATAGAAGAGGAGTCACACTGTCCATTGATTTACCAGGAATGACTGAAAAAGATAATCAGGAAACTGTTAAAAAACCAAATTATGGAAATGTGAATGGCGCGGTTCAAACACTTATAGAAAGATGGATAAAAAATTATCCAGAGTATAAAGAGGTACCATCAAAAGTTGAGTTTCAACAGTCAGAAGCTTACAGTATGTCTCAATTAAAAACGCAATTTGGTTTAGGATTTGAACAGGCCGCACAAAAACTAAATGTTAATTTTGAAGCAATTAGTAATGGGGAATCACGCTGTATTGTTCTTAAATTTAAACAAATTTATTTTACAGTCAATGCTGATTTAAAAACGTCTCCGGGTCAATATTTTGGAAACAATGTAACTGCTAGTGATTTAGAGCGTCGAGGAGTCAATCAAAGTTCTCCGCCTGCTTATGTTTCAAATGTGTCCTATGGTAGAACTGTTTACGCTGCTGTAGAAACAAATAGTAACAGCGACAAATTTAAGTTAGCTGTTCAAGCAGTTATTAAAGGACAAGATATTTCCTCAGATGTGGAATTGAAACAAATAGTTGAAAACTCAACTTTCAAGGCAGTCGCTTATGGTGGTGGAGCAGGATCTGCTAGTAAAGTAGTTCAAGGTAACTTAGATAGTATTAAAGAGATTATTGACGAGGGGAAATATTTTACAAGAGATACACCTGCAGTACCGATTTCTTTTGGAACTGTGTTTCTTAAAGACAATGCTCAAGCTGTGACTAAAAATACGACTGATTACATTGAAACAACCGTGAAAGAGTTTAGCGGTGGAGCTATAAATTTAGTTCATAGTGGATGGTATGTGGCTAGATATTATATTAATTGGGATGAAATTTCTTATGATGGGAATGGTCAAGAAGTACTAACTCCTAAGAGTTGGATAGAAAACGATCAAGATAAAACAATGGGCTTTTCAACAACTATTCCTTTACCTGCAAACGCTAGAAATATTCAAGTGAAAATCAAAGAATGTACAGGATTAGCTTGGGATTGGTGGAAAGTAGTCTATGACAAGAACAATCTACCACTAACTAATAATCGAACCATTACTATTTGGGGAACAACACTTGTCCCGGATTGTGATGATAGTT
- a CDS encoding Maf family protein, with protein MTVILASSSPRRKELLQKSVTDFLIKPADIDETVAPHESPLDYVERMAKEKAAPIVSEHPDDIVIGCDTTVVLGDLIMGKPKTDDDARSMLAQLSGTIHHVLTSVYIYTKEKVYQKTETVEVDFYELTSTDIENYLSTGEHRDKAGSYGIQGQGALFVKETRGDYYSIVGFPIGYVHQVLKEIL; from the coding sequence ATGACAGTTATACTTGCTTCAAGTTCACCAAGAAGAAAAGAGTTACTCCAAAAATCAGTGACCGACTTTTTAATTAAACCAGCGGATATTGATGAAACAGTAGCGCCACACGAATCACCTTTAGATTATGTGGAACGCATGGCAAAAGAAAAAGCAGCACCTATTGTGAGTGAACATCCTGATGATATCGTCATCGGTTGCGATACAACGGTTGTTTTAGGTGACTTGATTATGGGAAAACCTAAAACAGATGACGATGCAAGAAGCATGTTAGCTCAGTTAAGTGGTACAATTCATCATGTTTTAACGAGTGTTTATATCTATACGAAAGAAAAAGTTTATCAGAAAACAGAAACAGTAGAAGTCGATTTTTACGAGCTAACTTCAACAGATATTGAAAACTATCTTTCGACTGGAGAACACCGTGATAAAGCGGGCTCCTACGGTATTCAAGGACAAGGTGCTTTATTTGTGAAAGAGACTAGAGGGGATTATTATTCTATTGTGGGATTCCCAATTGGTTACGTTCACCAAGTGTTAAAAGAAATTCTTTAA
- the msrB gene encoding peptide-methionine (R)-S-oxide reductase MsrB: protein MKKSQEELRKELTPLQYQVTQENGTEHPFSSEFDQFTEEGIYVDIVSGEALFSSKDKYDAGCGWPSFTKPIATLQELEDNSLRRMRTEVRSQEADSHLGHVFPDGPSESGGLRYCINGAALKFVPVSEMAEAGYEEYLVLFE from the coding sequence ATGAAAAAGTCACAAGAAGAATTACGTAAAGAATTAACACCCTTACAATATCAAGTCACTCAAGAAAACGGAACAGAACATCCTTTTTCTAGTGAGTTCGATCAATTTACTGAAGAAGGTATTTATGTGGATATTGTTAGTGGTGAAGCTTTGTTTTCATCAAAAGATAAATACGATGCTGGTTGTGGCTGGCCTTCGTTTACAAAGCCAATCGCAACACTTCAAGAGTTAGAAGATAATAGCTTACGCCGCATGAGAACCGAAGTGAGAAGTCAGGAAGCAGATTCCCATTTGGGGCATGTTTTTCCAGATGGACCAAGTGAAAGTGGTGGCTTGAGATATTGTATTAATGGCGCTGCGTTGAAATTTGTACCGGTGTCTGAAATGGCAGAGGCTGGGTATGAGGAATATTTGGTGTTGTTTGAATAG